A genome region from Salvelinus namaycush isolate Seneca unplaced genomic scaffold, SaNama_1.0 Scaffold18, whole genome shotgun sequence includes the following:
- the LOC120037642 gene encoding NLR family CARD domain-containing protein 3-like produces the protein MKSDRSMDQPMTFREGDFSTEQRISNQTQSLQRSVSPVASHLSMKSDFSMERPIHFSNGSGTFDPSGWSTLPEDQSRCAVCQQVLRDPVSITCGHRFCRQCITRYWEKPAPSGDYDCPQCRKRSRTRPLLQHLSEPNEARGSVNHKDSLQRAVVNHKDSLQRAVVNHKDSLQRAVVNHKDSPQRAVVNHKDSLQRAVVNHKDSLKGRYECVIEGMEKAGHQTPLNRIYTELYITEGESEGVNNEHEVWQLETASRTPTSHDTAIHCNDIFKPLPGQERSIRTVLTKGIAGIGKTVSVQKFILDWAEGKANQDVDIIFVLPFRELNLIKDLQYSLLRLLNDFHTELDIGNAEKLTACKAMFIFDGLDESRLPLDFQHNEKVSDVTQTSSVDVLLTNLIKGNLLPSALLWITSRPAATNQIPPKCVDQVTEVRGFSDPQKEEYFRKRFSDEDLASSIISHIKKSRSLHIMCHMPVFCWISAIVLEHMLSTDKRREMPTTLSEMSIHFLLIQTSLKNQKYHGRDEMDQEELMESDKEIILKLGKLAFENLEKGNLMFYEEDLKECGLDVNEASVYSGVCTQIFKEESVLFQRVVYCFVHLSIQEFLSAVYMYHCYTTKNMDELKPFLKRKSRAASEELTLDELLKRTVDKALESKNGHLDLFVRFLHGMSLESNQKLLRGLVTQTGSSPESVQKTIRSLKVMQRKNISPERCINLFHCLIEMKDHSVQEEIQEYLRSENRSKNLSLAQCSALAYMLQISEEVLEVFNLKEYKTSEEGRRRLLPAVRGCRKAL, from the exons atgaagagtgaccggtcTATGGATCAACCTATGacgtttagagagggagacttttctactgaacaaag AATCTCCAACCAAActcagtctctccagagatcagtCTCTCCAGTTGCCAGTCatctgtccatgaagagtgacttctctatggaacgTCCTATACATTTTAGTAATGGATCAGGGACCTTTGACCCCAG tggatggtctactctgccaGAGGATCAGTCCAGGTGTGCAGTGTGTCAGCAGGTTCTGAGGGATCCAGTCTCTATCACCTGTGGACACAGGTTCTGCAGACAGTGCATCACCAGATACTGGGAGAAACCTGCTCCTTCAGGAGACTATGACTGTCCTCAGTGTAGAAAGAGATCCAGGACACGTCCTCTACTACAGCACCTGAGTGAACCCAATGAAGCAAGAGGCTCTGTAAACCATAAAGACAGTCTGCAGAGAGCTGTAGTAAACCATAAAGACAGTCTGCAGAGAGCTGTAGTAAACCATAAAGACAGCCTGCAGAGAGCTGTAGTAAACCATAAAGACAGCCCGCAGAGAGCTGTAGTAAACCATAAAGACAGTCTGCAGAGAGCTGTAGTAAACCATAAAGACAGTCTGAAAGGGAGGTATGAATGTGTGATAGAAGGCATGGAAAAAGCAGGGCATCAAACTCCCCTCAACAGGatttacacagagctctacatcacagaaggagagagtgaaggggtTAACAATGAACATGAGGTGTGGCAGCTGGAGACGGCATCCAGGACACCAACCTCACATGACACAGCAATCCACTGCAATGACATCTTTAAACCCTTACCTGGCCAAGAGAGAAgcatcagaactgtgctgaccaAGGGCATCGCTGGCATCGGAAAAactgtctctgtgcagaagttcatccTAGACTGGGCTGAAGGGAAGGCAAACCAAGATGTGGACATCATATTTGTGCTTCCTTTCCGGGAGCTGAACTTGATCAAAGATCTCCAGTACAGTCTTCTCAGACTTTTAAATGACTTCCACACAGAACTAGACATAGGCAATGCAGAGAAACTCACTGCCTGTAAAGCtatgttcatctttgatggtttGGATGAAAGCAGACTTCCATTGGATTTCCAGCACAATGAAAAGGTGTCTGATGTCACCCAGACATCATCTgttgatgttctgctgacaaacctcatcaaggggaatctgcttccctctgctctcctatGGATAACCTCCCGACCAGCAGCAACCAATCAGATCCCCCCtaagtgtgttgaccaggtgacagaggtacgagggttcagtgacccacagaaggaggagtacttcaggaagagattcagtgatgaggacctggccagcagtatcatctcacacataaagaaatcaaggagcctccacatcatgtgccacatgccAGTGTTCTGTTGGATTTCAGCaatagtccttgaacacatgttgagtacagacaagaggagagagatgcCCACGACTCTGTCTGAGATGTCTATACACTTCCTGCTCATTCAGACTAGCTTGAAGAACCAGAAGTATCATGGAAGAGATGAGATGGATCAAGAGGAGCTCATGGAGTCAGATAAGGAAATTATTCTGAAGCTGGGGAAGCTGGCGTTTGAAAATCTGGAGAAGGGTAATCTCAtgttctatgaagaagacctgaaagagtgTGGccttgatgtcaatgaagcctcagtgtactcaggagtgTGCACACAAATCTTTAAAGAAGAGTCTGTGTTATTTCAGAGAgtggtgtactgctttgttcatctgagcattcaggagtttctctCGGCTGTCTACATGTACCACTGTTACACAACCAAGAACATGGATGAACTGAAGCCCTTCCTCAAGAGAAAGTCTAGAGCCGCGTCTGAAGAGCTAACCTTGGATGAGCTGCTGAAGAGGACCGTGGATAAAGCCTTGGAGAGTAAGAATGGACACCTGGACCTTTTTGTCCGCTTCCTTCATGGCAtgtcactggagtccaatcagaaacTCCTACGAGGTCTGGTGACACAGACAGGAAGCAGTCCAGAGAGCGTCCAGAAAACGATCCGATCCCTTAAGGTGATGCAGAGGAAGAACATCTCCCCTGAGAGGTGCATCAATCTCTTCCACTGTCTGATAGAGATGAAAGACCATTCAGTACAGGAGGAAATCCAAGAGTACTTGAGGTCAGAGAACAGATCCAAAAACCTCTCCCTTGCTCAGTGTTCAGCGCTGGCCTACATGCTGCAGATATCAGAGGAGGTTCTGGAGGTGTTTAACCTGAAGGAATACAAGACATCAGAGGAGGGTCGTAGGAGACTGCTCCCAGCTGTGAGAGGCTGCAGGAAAGCTCTGTAA